The following are encoded in a window of Dethiosulfovibrio russensis genomic DNA:
- a CDS encoding flavodoxin: MATISVLYGSTTGATKAVAEKIAKDLGADLFDVASAGDEAVTGYDVVILGSSTWGMGELQDDWNDYLPKLEQADLSGKKVAFFGTGDQEGFGDTFVDALGLLHDAIADKGIQVIGKRSTDGYSGGELAIRDGEFLGLAIDETNQPELTEGRIVSWLDQLRTEMR, translated from the coding sequence ATGGCAACTATAAGTGTACTGTACGGTAGCACCACCGGAGCTACAAAGGCGGTCGCGGAGAAGATAGCCAAGGATCTGGGAGCGGACCTTTTCGACGTCGCGTCCGCCGGGGACGAGGCCGTCACCGGATATGACGTTGTAATTCTAGGATCCTCCACCTGGGGGATGGGGGAGCTACAGGACGATTGGAACGACTATCTTCCCAAACTGGAACAGGCCGATCTGTCCGGCAAAAAGGTAGCTTTCTTCGGAACGGGAGATCAGGAGGGTTTCGGCGACACCTTCGTAGATGCCCTAGGGCTTCTCCATGATGCCATCGCGGACAAAGGTATCCAGGTCATAGGCAAGCGCTCTACCGATGGCTATTCGGGAGGAGAGCTGGCAATAAGAGACGGAGAGTTCCTCGGACTGGCAATAGACGAAACGAATCAACCGGAGCTTACAGAGGGAAGAATCGTTTCCTGGCTAGACCAACTTCGAACGGAAATGAGATAA
- the feoB gene encoding ferrous iron transport protein B codes for MTISNTVVALAGQPNCGKSTIFNMLTGARQHVANYPGVTVDIKRGKYRYQDRSFDVVDLPGTYSLTSYSSEEMVARDFILGGEADVVVGVVDGSNLRRGLYLTFQLLEMGAPLVVALNMVDVARSKGTPVDVDVLSRELGVPVLETVGNRGIGGKELKRVLFSFSADEGRSPFVVDYGPLEPLISDLSDEMNSIPEISFPARWSIIKLLEGDSSVMERVGASGDRGRVLLEKVSRLAASFEEEHGDDPRSHIGLCRHLRAEEIESRCVKDSSAGKVSWTDRIDSVVVHRFGGPLILLAVVYGLYELAIVQGYKATEYLVPWLSRFEALVSGWLPPAGVLEEPLIRSLVLSVVAAINSVLIYVPIFLILFASIAILEDVGYMPRMAFILDRLFRKFGLHGQSTLPLILGGVFVGGCAVPGVMATRVIADEKARLATILVVPLMNCMAKIPLYTLLISVFFADRGGAMMAFISTITIIFGLAVAKILSLTVLKGKESSPFVMELPSYHRPTVRGVVTRSIERTWLFLKKVGTVVVAVAILVYFLINYPSLPQERYSSFTERASELVAGFQSKVEGTSYGKMLDSESGVIRLIDYMEKFKSARMSGQDIESLNAKFKAMDPEFFPLIDRSNRSDKDAKKVNRAYKLFRRDRAFLMKEMSDERTNDSWLGRAGKALEPVTHYAGFDWKVNVALLSSLAAKESSVATLGMIYRPVDSDQGSLEEGIKKEGGMTPLHALALMVFMALYPPCVATLIMVKVESGSWKWAFFSLGYPIVLGLFCASLIFTVGSNLGLSGFTATWVFYGCALLTTFALGLINPSSREASIEKGKEV; via the coding sequence ATGACGATCTCAAACACTGTAGTCGCTCTGGCCGGTCAACCCAACTGTGGTAAGTCGACCATCTTCAATATGTTGACAGGGGCTCGGCAGCACGTGGCCAACTATCCAGGGGTGACCGTGGACATAAAGAGAGGGAAGTATCGATACCAAGATCGTTCATTCGACGTGGTTGACCTTCCCGGGACCTACAGCCTCACGTCCTATTCATCCGAGGAAATGGTTGCCCGGGACTTCATCCTGGGAGGCGAGGCCGACGTCGTGGTTGGAGTCGTGGACGGTTCCAACCTTCGCAGAGGGCTTTACCTTACATTTCAGCTTCTGGAGATGGGAGCTCCTCTGGTGGTGGCTCTGAATATGGTTGATGTCGCCAGGTCGAAGGGAACTCCCGTCGATGTGGATGTCCTCTCGAGGGAGTTGGGCGTTCCCGTTCTCGAGACCGTCGGCAACAGAGGAATCGGAGGCAAGGAGCTTAAGAGGGTTCTTTTTTCCTTTTCCGCTGATGAAGGAAGATCTCCCTTTGTAGTGGATTACGGACCTTTGGAGCCTCTGATATCGGACCTTTCCGATGAGATGAATTCTATCCCTGAGATATCCTTCCCAGCTAGGTGGTCTATCATAAAGCTTTTAGAGGGAGATTCCTCAGTCATGGAACGGGTGGGAGCCTCCGGAGATAGAGGAAGAGTTCTTTTGGAAAAGGTCTCTCGTTTGGCCGCCTCTTTCGAGGAGGAGCACGGCGACGATCCCAGGTCTCACATAGGTCTCTGTCGTCACCTGAGAGCGGAGGAGATAGAGTCCCGATGTGTGAAGGATAGCTCTGCCGGAAAAGTGTCCTGGACGGACAGAATAGATTCTGTCGTGGTTCACAGGTTCGGCGGTCCCCTGATACTTCTGGCCGTGGTCTACGGGCTTTACGAGCTGGCGATAGTACAGGGTTATAAGGCCACCGAGTATCTGGTACCTTGGCTCAGTCGTTTCGAGGCTTTGGTGTCCGGGTGGTTACCTCCTGCCGGAGTGCTGGAGGAGCCTCTGATCCGCTCATTGGTGTTGAGCGTGGTGGCGGCGATCAACTCTGTTCTTATATACGTACCTATATTCCTCATACTCTTCGCGTCGATAGCCATTCTGGAGGACGTAGGGTATATGCCGAGGATGGCCTTTATTCTCGACCGTCTATTCCGTAAGTTCGGGCTTCACGGTCAGTCTACCCTACCTCTGATACTGGGAGGGGTTTTCGTCGGAGGGTGTGCCGTCCCGGGTGTCATGGCGACAAGGGTCATAGCGGACGAGAAGGCTCGATTGGCTACCATACTGGTGGTTCCTCTGATGAACTGCATGGCCAAGATTCCCCTCTACACTCTGTTAATAAGCGTTTTCTTCGCCGATCGTGGGGGGGCTATGATGGCCTTCATTTCCACTATAACCATAATTTTCGGTCTGGCCGTGGCGAAGATACTGTCTTTAACGGTCCTGAAGGGAAAAGAAAGCTCTCCCTTCGTCATGGAGCTGCCCTCCTACCATAGGCCTACCGTTAGAGGGGTGGTCACCAGATCGATCGAGAGAACCTGGCTCTTTCTGAAAAAAGTTGGAACGGTTGTCGTCGCGGTAGCTATTTTGGTCTATTTTCTGATCAACTATCCCTCTCTACCCCAGGAGCGTTATTCCTCTTTTACCGAAAGGGCAAGCGAGCTCGTGGCTGGCTTTCAGTCTAAGGTAGAGGGAACGTCCTACGGGAAAATGCTGGATAGCGAGAGCGGAGTTATCCGTCTCATCGACTATATGGAAAAGTTTAAAAGTGCCAGAATGTCCGGACAGGACATTGAAAGCTTGAACGCGAAGTTCAAGGCTATGGATCCCGAATTTTTCCCCCTGATAGATCGTTCTAACAGATCGGACAAGGACGCGAAGAAGGTCAACAGGGCTTATAAGCTTTTCAGGAGAGACAGGGCCTTCCTCATGAAGGAAATGTCCGACGAGAGGACCAACGATAGTTGGCTTGGGCGTGCAGGAAAAGCCCTGGAACCAGTGACCCATTATGCCGGGTTCGACTGGAAGGTGAACGTGGCTCTGCTTAGTTCTCTGGCTGCCAAGGAAAGCAGTGTGGCTACCTTGGGGATGATATATCGTCCAGTCGACTCCGATCAGGGCTCCCTGGAGGAAGGCATAAAGAAAGAGGGAGGAATGACACCTCTTCATGCCTTGGCGCTGATGGTCTTCATGGCCCTCTATCCCCCCTGCGTGGCGACTTTGATAATGGTCAAGGTGGAGTCGGGGAGCTGGAAATGGGCCTTCTTTTCCTTGGGGTATCCGATAGTTTTAGGGCTTTTCTGCGCGTCACTGATATTTACAGTAGGCAGTAACTTGGGCCTGTCCGGGTTTACCGCAACCTGGGTTTTCTACGGCTGTGCCCTTTTAACGACATTTGCCCTCGGTCTTATCAATCCATCGAGTCGAGAGGCATCCATAGAGAAAGGGAAGGAGGTGTAA
- a CDS encoding FeoA family protein: protein MQNSRSMSICPSGTKGLVLVIDGGNCMRNRLADMGVFPGALVEVLRNEGGPVLLKVGSGRLALGRQMAERIMIA from the coding sequence ATGCAGAACTCTCGATCCATGTCGATCTGCCCTTCCGGAACGAAGGGACTAGTGTTGGTGATCGACGGTGGTAACTGCATGAGAAATCGGTTGGCCGATATGGGAGTCTTTCCAGGGGCCTTGGTGGAAGTGCTAAGAAACGAGGGTGGCCCGGTTTTGCTCAAGGTCGGCAGCGGTCGATTGGCTTTAGGGAGGCAGATGGCAGAGAGGATAATGATCGCTTAA
- a CDS encoding FeoA family protein, with translation MTLDEVKPGSTVRLVRNGARGVVGQRLMDMGFFRGVTVKVVRNAPLVDPVEFLLGSQHVTVRHAEAATIEVEPI, from the coding sequence GTGACTTTGGACGAGGTGAAGCCAGGAAGCACCGTCCGTCTGGTCCGTAACGGGGCCAGGGGTGTGGTGGGCCAGAGGCTTATGGATATGGGGTTTTTTAGGGGGGTCACCGTCAAGGTGGTCCGGAACGCACCGCTTGTAGATCCGGTGGAGTTCCTTCTGGGGAGTCAGCACGTTACCGTAAGACACGCCGAGGCGGCCACTATAGAGGTCGAGCCGATATGA